In a genomic window of Salmo trutta chromosome 32, fSalTru1.1, whole genome shotgun sequence:
- the LOC115171348 gene encoding telomerase RNA component interacting RNase: MDPKRGYNRRHQNSSDSSSNSPGSPASPAPGVSKAAAANSFANDGSFMEMFKKKMEEEKMKKEMDQGCGDKSTAEEGQSTQEKKTPSVTSFVGKRRGGSKLALKTGMVAKKQKVDPEMEGKGDAWTKYMAEVKKYKAHQCGDDDKTRPLVK, encoded by the exons ATGGATCCAAAGCGTGGATACaacagaagacatcaaaacagCAGCGATTCGAGCAGTAACAGCCCGGGGTCGCCAGCCAGTCCTGCACCGGGAGTCAGCAAAGCAGCGGCGGCCAATTCATTTGCTAATGATGGAAGCTTTATGGAGATGTTCAAGAAAAAAATGGAGgaagaaaaaatgaaaaaagaaatGGACCAAGGATGCGGTGATAAAAGTACTGCTGAAGAAGGACAGTCGACACAGGAAAAGAAGACTCCAAGTGTGACCAGCTTT GTGGGGAAGCGCAGAGGTGGCTCTAAATTGGCCCTTAAGACTGGCATGGTTGCGAAGAAACAGAAAGTGGACCCTGAG ATGGAGGGCAAGGGGGATGCCTGGACAAAATATATGGCAGAGGTGAAAAAGTATAAAGCCCACCAGTGTGGCGATGATGACAAAACCAGGCCTCTGGTCAAATAG